A window of Cryptomeria japonica chromosome 3, Sugi_1.0, whole genome shotgun sequence contains these coding sequences:
- the LOC131029224 gene encoding endochitinase 4-like — MQIMATQNSKSKILWSCSACVVLVLLMLVDVGVCQNCGCNGLCCSQYGYCGSGEAYCGAGCKEGPCSSSSSPPSTGTGVGSIVSSDVFNSIVGGAASGCAGKGFYTYNSFISAANAFNGFGTSGSSDVNKREIAAFFANAAHETGGFCYIEEQNPTSIYCDASNTQYPCASGKTYHGRGPLQLSWNYNYGAAGNYIKFDGLNNPEIVGTDSTISFKTAVWFWMVNSNCHTAITSGEGFGTTIRAINSMECDGGNDATVTSRVNYYQKFCQQLNVDPGSNLLCDQESIQKPIHKSAVIYLKFVLIE, encoded by the exons ATGCAAATCATGGCTACACAAAATAGTAAGAGCAAGATCTTGTGGTCCTGTTCAGCATGTGTAGTGCTTGTTTTATTAATGCTTGTGGATGTGGGAGTGTGTCAAAATTGTGGATGTAATGGACTGTGTTGCAGTCAGTATGGATACTGTGGAAGTGGAGAGGCCTACTGTGGGGCTGGTTGTAAAGAAGGTccctgttcttcttcttcttctcccccTTCTACTGGCACTGGAGTGGGCTCTATAGTTTCCTCTGATGTTTTTAACTCTATAGTTGGAGGAGCTGCCAGTGGGTGTGCGGGAAAAGGGTTTTATACTTACAATTCCTTTATTAGCGCTGCTAACGCTTTCAATGGCTTTGGGACATCTGGGTCTTCTGATGTTAATAAGAGAGAAATTGCTGCCTTCTTTGCTAATGCTGCCCATGAGACTGGAG GGTTTTGCTACATCGAAGAGCAGAATCCTACCAGCATATACTGCGATGCCTCCAACACTCAGTATCCCTGCGCCTCCGGCAAGACTTATCATGGAAGAGGCCCTCTGCAGCTCTCATG GAACTATAACTACGGGGCGGCAGGAAACTACATTAAATTTGATGGGCTGAACAATCCAGAGATTGTGGGCACTGATTCGACCATCTCATTTAAGACGGCGGTCTGGTTTTGGATGGTGAACAGCAACTGTCATACAGCAATCACATCTGGCGAAGGCTTTGGAACCACGATTAGAGCTATCAATAGCATGGAATGCGACGGCGGAAATGATGCAACTGTGACCAGCAGAGTCAATTACTACCAGAAGTTTTGCCAGCAACTCAACGTTGACCCAGGATCGAATCTACTGTGCGACCAAGAAAGCATTCAAAAACCCATTCACAAAAGTGCAGTGATATATTTAAAGTTTGTATTAATTGAGTGA